One window from the genome of Melospiza georgiana isolate bMelGeo1 chromosome 13, bMelGeo1.pri, whole genome shotgun sequence encodes:
- the PSTPIP1 gene encoding proline-serine-threonine phosphatase-interacting protein 1, with protein MTQLQFKDAFWCKEFTFHTGYEVLVQRLLEGKKMCKDVEDLLKQRAQAEERYGKELVQIARKAGGQTEINTLKEAFEMLKQQIESVGNSHIQLAVMLKEELKGIEEFRERQKEQRKKYESAMERMQKSKLSHYKKTMESKRSYEQKCREADEAEQSFERTSAAGNPKQTEKSQNKAKQCRDAANEAENVYKQNIEQLDKVRTEWEQEHIKTCEVFQLQECDRITILRNSLWVHCNQLSLQCVKDDEMYEEVRVSLENCVVESDIDYFIKTKMTGTEPPDAIGYESYYSRERSSSPSPSPACGMIKRFSGLLHGSSKNNTLTATPSAPPLERTEGVYASIFVNEQAEITSSQDYRVLYDYTAQNVDELDISEGDTVVVIAENEDGWWTAERNGQRGFVPGSYLEKL; from the exons TGCAAGGAGTTCACTTTCCACACTGGCTACGAGGTGCTCGTTCAGCGGCTGCTGGAGGGGAAGAAGATGTGCAAAGATGTGGAGGATTTGCTCAAGCAGAG aGCGCAAGCAGAAGAGAGATATGGGAAAGAGCTGGTTCAAATAGCCCGAAAAGCAGGAGGACAAACAGAAATCAA CACACTGAAGGAAGCATTTGAGATGCTCAAGCAAC AAATTGAAAGTGTTGGAAACTCTCATATCCAGCTGGCAGTAATGCTGAAGGAAGAACTGAAAGGAATAGAGGAGTTCCGAGAAAGGCAGaaggagcaaagaaaaaag TACGAGTCTGCAATGGAGAGGATGCAGAAGAGCAAACTGTCCCATTATAAGAAAACCATGGAG TCCAAGAGGAGCTACGAGCAGAAGTGCAGGGAGGCGGATGAGGCCGAGCAATCCTTCGAACGCACCAGCGCCGCAGGCAACcccaagcaaacagaaaag AGCCAGAACAAAGCCAAGCAGTGCAGAGATGCAGCAAATGAAGCAG AGAACGTTTACAAGCAGAACATCGAGCAGCTGGACAAGGTCAGGACAGAGTGGGAGCAGGAACACATCAAAACCTGTGAG GTcttccagctgcaggagtgCGACCGCATCACGATCCTGCGCAACTCGCTGTGGGTGCACTGCAaccagctgtccctgcagtgtgtgAAGGATGACGAG ATGTATGAAGAGGTTCGGGTCAGCTTGGAGAACTGTGTTGTAGAGTCAGACATAGACTACTTCATTAAGACAAAAATGACAGGAACAGAACCTCCAG atgccaTAGGCTACGAGAGCTACTACAGCCGGGAgcgcagcagcagccccagccccagcccggcctgTGGCATGATCAAGAG ATTCTCTGGACTACTGCATGGGAGCAGCAAAAACAACACATTAACTGCCACTCCTTCAGCCCCTCCTCTGG AGAGAACAGAAGGAGTCTATGCATCCATTTTTGTAAATGAACAAGCTGAGATCACATCATCACAGGACTACAGAGTGCTTTATGACTACACAGCACAG AACGTGGATGAGCTGGACATCAGTGAGGGGGACACCGTGGTTGTCATCGCGGAGAACGAGGACGGCTGGTGGACAGCAGAAAGGAATGGCCAGAGGGGCTTCGTGCCAGGCTCCTACCTTGAGAAGCTTTGA